In the Zingiber officinale cultivar Zhangliang chromosome 5A, Zo_v1.1, whole genome shotgun sequence genome, aaaaataataaatcattgTTGTTTCTTATAAATAAAGAATGACGCATATTCCAATCACCAAATTTCAATTTTATAATCAAATaaagaaatatttatttaaatttgtaaGGAAAAGAATAAATATTCCAATCACCAAACTTGTCACTCTTTCGAGCTACACTCAAGAAAATTAGCTATTCTTTTCTATTTAATTAAGGCCAATTAACATCGCATATCTTACTGAAACTACAGATATTTGGATATGAGCAGAACTTATATGGGTTTTTTTTTCTagcaaatctctctctctctcctcccaGTCACTTTTCCTCCCCAGCATTAACCATGATTTACTTCCTCTGGAATCTTGTGGGGCCGGGACCAGGGGACCGTTAGGGTGACGGTTCCACCTTATTGTCAATCTCTGTCGGTGTGCATTCCTATGTTTCTCCTGAACCACTTCACTAAAAGATCACGTATTATAGTTTCATTTTATTCCGGTTCAAATTTCACTTCCACGTCGATCAAGTTGCCATTGCAATTCTTTTTTCAGAAATGTATTGTGTTGGGCCAGGTATGCAGTACAATATAACTAAAACCTAATGTATGACCAGGTCATTGATTAATAGTCTTTTGCTGCCAATCGCTAATTCCAATTAAGTGTGTCCAATTTTCAATATTTCTCTCTTTCTATGATGTCGAATCACAACCCAACATTAGCTATATGTAATTCTTTAAACCTTGCCTGCTTCCTAACCCTTAACCTAAcacaaaaatgcagaaaaataattaGACGGCAACGCGGATTCACATATTAAATGCTTTGCTGACTAATTTCACTCCATCTGTTTCTAAACCTTTTCATCATCCTTCTTGTTTTACTCTCTATTTTATCGATTAAATACCTACGAAAGCAGATTGGAATTTCTCCTAAGAATCATCGTTCTCTGTTCTTTGTCCTCACCTTCTTCCCTTAGTGCTACTTATAATTAGCAAGATTATTCCATTGTCTTCTTCATTATTCAAGACCTAGCTCGATCTACTCTCTAAGCCATTTTTCCTAATGGGAGACAGCACCACCAGTCTCGCCAAGGCGAGGAATGAGCTCGAAGACCTCTACCTCGGCGTCCCAGATGAGTCGGTCGACCTCAGTTTTAAGGACCTTACGAGCTTTCAAGAAAATGGAGTAACTGAAAAAAAGGTCAGCAGCATGGTACGAATCGACGAGGAATCAGTACTCGAGGCGCTTAAGGCCTCGCCGATCAACAAGTCGCCGAGTATTGATTTCTCAAAGGGTCTACAAGGAGCTAATAAAAGCTACGGGGTCGAAGTCGAATTGTTTCGCGAGCGGCTTCTGCAGAACAGCTTCAAGAGGAGCAGCAAGAGCGCGGCAATGATGTTGGAGCGCAGCAACGCTTACGATGATATGAGCGGGCTGAGCATGACGAGCACTGCGGTCAGAGAGACAGGGAGGAGAAGACAACCTGGCATCCCTCACTCTAACATCTGTGCTCTCTGCAGTATTTACATCTACATTTTTAGGCATAGATGCTTGGTGAGGacctataaattaattaaaatgacattacaattaatttaatttcctGCCATCTGgaatttgaattgcatgcatATCTATTGTTTTAGGTTTGTGGAAGAGTATATTGCAGGAGCTGCGTAGGCAGTGGCATGGGAGAGATGTCTGAAGGAAGGAAATGCGTGGAATGTTTGGGGAGAAGGTTCAGCCAAAGGTCACTTAACCTAGAAGTTCAATTTATAGTATATATAGTCATGCATGACACGAGTTAATTTgctctttaattaatatatagGTACATCAAAAGGGCAGGCAAGGCATTATGTTGTTGGAGGTATCCCAGTAGAGTGAAAGTGCAAGAGCTCATGTGGGCGGAGAAGGGGCCAAGGAGGAGCGGCGAGAGGCAATATCGAAGTGGAGTTTCGTCGGCAATACGAAGTCCGGTATCCATGATTGGGAGCCCAAGGGTAGCATCCAGGTTAGGAAGCCCGGTGAAGATGGTGGGGATGCCGTCAGCCGCTGCGCAGTATAGCATAGGCCACGAGTCCTCCTTCATGGCCAGCCCCATGCGTTCACCTAGTCCTCATGCATTTCCTCTGTAATGCTGGTGAAATATAACAAGAAGGCACCCAGTACAACTGTGCGATgattcttctgttgaaagcgtcattgaagtgggagagttgttaggccAAGGCCGTGGTtccaaattattattatttgtattAAAATATATCAATAATTTATATGGTCCTTATATATCTATAGAGAGATTTGATATGTTGAGCAACGTTTTGTGCGTGCCCGTAACAACGTGTAAACGTGGTGTTACCAGCTCGATTTCGCTACAAAAAAATATGTCATTTATTCTTTCTCCCCTTCCATCTTTTTTAAAACACTTCTGCGTGggaaatttcccaaattaaaatctccctcgccgctctctctctcGCTCCGGTCGTCGCCATCGTCCTTCATCTGTCGGACCTCGCGCCTCCTGTCGGGAAAGTTTTACTAGCGTCTTCAATCTCACACCTGCTATGAGAGCTTACCACCTCTCTCCATTTCCAATAGTAAttcgtttcattttaatttgttattctCCACCGTTATAGTATACATATATTAGAAGAATTAATTCTCTAACGTACAGGGACAACAGCGTCTACAAACGCCTGCAGGCTACAGCCACGTCTGCGCGttagttgctacacgttgtagcagctacaaacaTGAAGCAGCCACTTGGTAAGTCGATTTTATGGTAGATAAATTTTCTAATAAATACTACCCCT is a window encoding:
- the LOC121982796 gene encoding uncharacterized protein LOC121982796, whose translation is MGDSTTSLAKARNELEDLYLGVPDESVDLSFKDLTSFQENGVTEKKVSSMVRIDEESVLEALKASPINKSPSIDFSKGLQGANKSYGVEVELFRERLLQNSFKRSSKSAAMMLERSNAYDDMSGLSMTSTAVRETGRRRQPGIPHSNICALCSIYIYIFRHRCLVCGRVYCRSCVGSGMGEMSEGRKCVECLGRRFSQRYIKRAGKALCCWRYPSRVKVQELMWAEKGPRRSGERQYRSGVSSAIRSPVSMIGSPRVASRLGSPVKMVGMPSAAAQYSIGHESSFMASPMRSPSPHAFPL